A DNA window from Methanomicrobia archaeon contains the following coding sequences:
- the xrtH gene encoding exosortase H, which produces MPKAAKAATRRPQGGKSAPNAKSATEEDLVGRFVAELQANRDALRYVALFLALCLIFYLLYYALLVSGSAAILWLREFTARVLGTIFALAGANVVVNGAFVTINGFGLEIIDECTAVFSSIVYAACLLAYPTTIRKKVIGIALGVPALYAINILRLVILAQVGISRPALFAFVHVYLWQASFIIFVVVIFILWLKFVVKE; this is translated from the coding sequence ATGCCGAAAGCCGCAAAAGCCGCAACCCGAAGACCGCAGGGCGGGAAGAGCGCCCCAAACGCCAAATCCGCTACTGAGGAGGACCTTGTGGGTAGATTCGTCGCTGAACTGCAGGCGAATCGCGACGCGCTACGGTATGTCGCGCTCTTCCTCGCGCTCTGTCTCATCTTCTATCTCCTGTATTACGCACTGCTCGTCAGCGGCTCGGCGGCCATCCTCTGGCTCCGGGAGTTCACTGCGCGCGTGCTCGGCACCATCTTCGCCCTCGCGGGCGCAAACGTGGTGGTCAACGGCGCGTTCGTCACGATCAACGGGTTCGGCCTTGAGATCATTGACGAGTGCACCGCAGTATTCTCCTCCATCGTCTATGCCGCCTGCCTCCTGGCGTACCCCACAACGATCCGCAAGAAGGTGATCGGCATCGCTCTGGGTGTTCCCGCGCTCTACGCGATCAATATCCTGCGGCTCGTGATACTCGCGCAGGTCGGTATTAGCCGACCCGCACTCTTCGCGTTTGTGCATGTCTACCTCTGGCAGGCTTCGTTCATCATCTTCGTCGTGGTGATCTTTATCCTGTGGCTCAAATTCGTGGTGAAGGAGTAA